The genomic stretch GCGCCGGTGATTTAGGGCTTGACCCGCGCAAGTGTTCCGAGCCGACTATCGTTATTATGGCGGACAAGATTGCCCTTTATCCGCCCGAGAAATACCAGGCCGGCATTAAGGTCATCTCTTCAGCCACCAGGCGTAACCGCCCGGATACGCTTAATTCCCAGATTAAATCATTGAACTATCTCAACAATATCCTGGCCAAGTTAGAAACATTTACCTATGGGGCAGACGAAGCCATTATGCTTAATGACGAAGGCTATGTCTCTGAAGCCACGGCCGATAATGTCTTTATCGTCAAGAACTCCCATAAATTATACACCCCGCCGGCATATCTGGGCATACTGGAAGGTATTACCAGGGGATGTGTCATTGAGATTGCCAAGAAGATGGATTATCAAGTGATTGAAGAACCCTTCACGGTACACGACATTTATACATCCGAGGAATGCTTCCTAACTGGATCCGGAGCAGAACTGATTCCAGTAATAGAAATAGACGATCGTCCGATAGGCGATGGCAAACCCGGTAAGCACTTTAAGAAATTACTGGATGCCTACCAAAAGTTAACCCATAACGAAGGTGTGCCGATCGGGTAATGATTAATTACTTCTTTAGATTCTTGAGAATCTCAGGTAGTTTATTGAGAATTGCCTGTTCCTTAAGATGTTCGCGATAGGGCCGGGCCGGAAACCCGGCTACCATCGTGTTGGACGGAATATCCTTTAGCACACCGGATTTGGCGCCGACCTTAACATTATCTCCGATAGTCACGTGGCCATCCACCCCGCTGTGACCAGCCAATATCACATTCTTGCCGATTTTAGCAGATCCACCGATGACCGTGCCGGCAATAATAAGAGTGTTTTCACCGACCTCCACATTATGGGCGATATGAACAAGATTGTCAGTCTTGACATTTTTCCTGATGATGGTTGAGCCGAACCTAGCCCGGTCAACCGTACAGTTGGCACCTAATTCCACATCGTCTTCAATTACTACGTTACCTCTTTGCGGTAATTTTACTCTCTCGCCTTTTTCCAAGGTAAAACCGAATCCATCAGACCCGACAACTGTTCCGCTATGAATTATTATATTATCACCCAGTATACAATTTTCCCTGATTACCGCATTGGGATAAATTAGGCAGTTTCTCCCGATTTTAACCGAGTGACCAATATAGACATTAGAATAAACAACAGTTTTTTCTCCGACCACAGCACCATTTTCAATAACTGTGAATGCACCAACTGAAACACCTTTGCCTAATTTTACGCCTTTAGCAATAACTGATTTAGGATGAACGCCTTTGGGGGCAGTATCCGTGGGGGGATTGAGACAGTCCACAACCCGGCTGAATGCCAAGTCGGGGTTATCAACCAGAATCACTGCTATGCTTGACGGGGTCTCCTTTAATGCCTGCATCATTACAATAGCTGATGCTTTAGTGCTTTTGAGGAGCGGCAGGTATTTCCGGTTGGTCAGGAAGGTGATATCGCCTTCTTTTGCCAGGTCAATGGTAGCGTAATTTTTGATGGCAACATCCTTACGGCCAGAGACTATTCGGCCTTTAAGTAATTTAGCAATTGCTTCAGCAGTAGGAAATGAGGATCGTTTCATAATATGCATGGAACCTTCGGAGATTTTAGCAAAAGACACCCGTTACCTGTTTTATTTATTCAGTATCTTAATAACATCCTCAGTGATGTCGGTTTCCTTGGGCGCATAAAGAATAGTCCTGATATTTATTTGAACGCTAAAATCTTCCCCTTGAGGTATCGCAGAAAGTGCCGGGTCTGACTTAAAAATAAAAGTATAACCATTATCAACAGCATACTTGCTTATAACATCCCGGATATCTTTATACATTTTAACGGCATGCTCATTAAACCTGTTCCTGATATACTCATTCCAGGCTTTCGTTTTATACTCATAACGCGCCTGCTCCTTGGCTAATTCCTCACTTTTTTCTCGATACAATTCGCTACCCAGCGACAATACTTCTATTTCCTCTCGCAACTTCTTTATGTTCATTAATATTTCTTTTCTAAGCAAATCCTCTTTCTTCCTCTCGCTCTCCAGAATTTTCTCGAATTCTTTGAACTTACCGTATTTATCAAAAACCTCGGCTAAATTAACCACACCAACCTTGAACGGAAATGAACCAATATTCGAACTGGGTTTTACTTCAGTCCCTGGTGTATCAGCCGAAGACGGTTTTACGTCATTTGGCATAACCTGTTCGGAGTCCACCGGCTTGGGCGGAGGCGTTGTTTCATCCTGCGCGATTATAGCTGAATAACAGCCAATCATACCGATTATGACAATTCCGATAATAATACCTGCGATCTTCATAAACATTCTCCTTTTCGAACCTGTTACTCCATACCGATATCTATCGGAATAGAATCTCTCTAAGGTTCTCATTTGGGCACTCTATAATATCCGTATTATAATTACAAGTTTTAGAATCCGAAACCAAGATTCATCTGGACACGCTGAACTTCGTCATCCAGCTGTTGTTTAATAGGATAGGCGATATCCAACGAAATCGGTATCATTCCTATCTGGAATCTCAAGCCGTAGCCAAAAGATGTTCTAGTGGTATTCCAGTTAAGTTCACCCCAGGTATTGACGACGTTAGCCGCATCGTAGAATACGCCAAATCTCATAACTTCCATCGTAGTACCAGCCATTTCCTCGGTATACAAAGGATAAGACAATTCACTATTAAATATCCCCATGATTTTACCACCCACCGGCACGCCATCCTGTTTTGGGCTAATCGTCCGGTATCTAAAACCCCGGGCACTCTTAAATCCACCACCGTAGAATTTTTCAAAGAAAGGCGTAACGTCCGTATCGCCAAATCGCTCCACCTGACCTAACTTAGAATTAATACTAAGGACAATTGGTTTGCCATCCCAATCAAATAAAGTATTATATTTATCAGCCGTGAGAATTGTTTTAGTAAAATCAAAATCACCGCCCAGAAAACCACCAGCATATTCTTCTGACAGATGCACTCTGTAACCGCCACTGGGAAAATACCGACGATTACGGGTATCATTACCGATAAAATAAGTAATGCTTTGCTGGGTATTACTGCCTTCTAAATCCTGAATTGACTGCGGCGCATCCGATTCCACATTGCTAATATCTATCTGTTCAGTACGCGGTCCGGCGCCTATCTGCCAGGTTTTCCAAAAACGCCTAGCCAGGGTAAAATCAATGCTGTCCCGGTCTTCACTATAATCAATCCAATCACGTTCAAATCCGGAAACGTTAAAATCAAATTCTAGTTGTTTATCAAAAACA from Planctomycetota bacterium encodes the following:
- a CDS encoding OmpH family outer membrane protein is translated as MKIAGIIIGIVIIGMIGCYSAIIAQDETTPPPKPVDSEQVMPNDVKPSSADTPGTEVKPSSNIGSFPFKVGVVNLAEVFDKYGKFKEFEKILESERKKEDLLRKEILMNIKKLREEIEVLSLGSELYREKSEELAKEQARYEYKTKAWNEYIRNRFNEHAVKMYKDIRDVISKYAVDNGYTFIFKSDPALSAIPQGEDFSVQINIRTILYAPKETDITEDVIKILNK
- the lpxD gene encoding UDP-3-O-(3-hydroxymyristoyl)glucosamine N-acyltransferase; the encoded protein is MKRSSFPTAEAIAKLLKGRIVSGRKDVAIKNYATIDLAKEGDITFLTNRKYLPLLKSTKASAIVMMQALKETPSSIAVILVDNPDLAFSRVVDCLNPPTDTAPKGVHPKSVIAKGVKLGKGVSVGAFTVIENGAVVGEKTVVYSNVYIGHSVKIGRNCLIYPNAVIRENCILGDNIIIHSGTVVGSDGFGFTLEKGERVKLPQRGNVVIEDDVELGANCTVDRARFGSTIIRKNVKTDNLVHIAHNVEVGENTLIIAGTVIGGSAKIGKNVILAGHSGVDGHVTIGDNVKVGAKSGVLKDIPSNTMVAGFPARPYREHLKEQAILNKLPEILKNLKK
- the ilvE gene encoding branched-chain-amino-acid transaminase produces the protein MGLCIYLNGKFYTKREEATVSVYDHGFLYGDGVFEGIRVYNGKVFKLHDHIKRLYQSAISIMLKIPFSQEKMEQLVIETCRKTGLKDIYIRLVVSRGAGDLGLDPRKCSEPTIVIMADKIALYPPEKYQAGIKVISSATRRNRPDTLNSQIKSLNYLNNILAKLETFTYGADEAIMLNDEGYVSEATADNVFIVKNSHKLYTPPAYLGILEGITRGCVIEIAKKMDYQVIEEPFTVHDIYTSEECFLTGSGAELIPVIEIDDRPIGDGKPGKHFKKLLDAYQKLTHNEGVPIG